In a genomic window of Gossypium arboreum isolate Shixiya-1 chromosome 9, ASM2569848v2, whole genome shotgun sequence:
- the LOC108454248 gene encoding probable leucine-rich repeat receptor-like protein kinase At2g33170 translates to MAVTKMSRNFASRRHFGEGSWRILLVLALLITIAQGLNSEGQLLLELKKSLHDEYNHLWNWKSTDETSCGWIGVNCSLDYELVVSSVDLSSMNLSGTLGPSIGGLTHLTFLDLSYNKFSGDIPKEIGNCSLLVALYLNNNHFSGPIPVELGKLSYLKSLNICNNKISGSLPEELGNLSSLVEFVAYTNNLTGPLPRSIGNLRKLRTFRAGQNTFSGNIPAEISGCQSLEMLGLAQNHIGGELPKEVGMLQSLTDLILWENQLSGFIPKELGNCTSLETLALYANQLVGPIPVEIVNLKFLNKLYLYRNQLNGSIPREIGNLSLATEIDLSENHLTGEIPTAFSKIKGLQLLYLFENRLTGVIPNELSSLKNLTKLDLSINHLTGPIPYGFQYFTKMIQLQLFENFLSGTIPQQLGLYSPLWVVDFSNNHLTGKIPPYLCWHSNLILLNLGGNMLSGNISTGIENCETLVQLRLVRNMLTGSFPSQLCKLVNLSAIELDQNNFTGPIPSEIGNCRKLQRLHIAGNHFSLELPKEVGNLSQLVILNVSSNLLSGRIPHEIIDCKRLQRLDLSHNSFVDTLPNEVGTLTQLEILRLSENKFSGHIPEAMGNLSRLTELQMGGNLFSGEIPRQLGSLSSLQIAMNLSNNRLTGNIPLELGFLNMLEYLLLNNNNLSGEIPSTFESLSSLMVCNLSYNNLTGPLPAIPLFQNMPASSFIENKGLCGTPLQSCTGDSSSPSMLPAKKDTRGRIITTVSCAVGGVSLILIVILIYQLRRPRKSVPSSNEKETPSPAQDIYFHPKEGFTFQDLIEATNNFHESFIVGRGACGTVYKAVMHSGQTVAVKRLESNAEGNNIENSFRAEILTLGKIRHRNIVKLYGFCYHRGFNVLLYEYLENGSLGEVLHGASCSLNWSMRFMVALGAAEGLAYLHHDCKPRIIHRDIKSNNILLDENFEAHVGDFGLAKVIDMPQSKSMSAIAGSYGYIAPEYAYTMKVTEKCDIYSYGVVLLELLTGKTPVQALDQGGDLVTRVRHYVRNHSLTTGILDDRLNLDDRRIVDHMITVLKIALICTSLSPFDRPSMREVVTMLIESKRQDQEDSFGKSPTCSPPKRSAS, encoded by the exons GCCTTAATTCCGAGGGCCAATTGCTGCTAGAGCTTAAGAAGAGCCTTCATGATGAATACAACCATCTTTGGAACTGGAAGTCCACTGATGAGACATCGTGCGGGTGGATAGGTGTCAATTGTTCTTTGGATTATGAGCTGGTGGTCTCATCTGTTGATTTGAGTTCGATGAATCTTTCGGGAACCCTGGGTCCTAGTATCGGTGGACTGACCCACTTGACATTCCTTGATCTGTCCTATAATAAGTTCAGTGGAGATATACCAAAGGAGATCGGAAACTGTTCACTTCTGGTCGCTCTTTATTTGAATAATAATCATTTCAGTGGTCCGATTCCTGTTGAGTTGGGTAAGCTCTCTTATTTGAAAAGTTTGAATATATGCAATAACAAAATCTCTGGCTCCCTTCCCGAAGAGCTGGGGAATTTGTCGTCACTTGTTGAGTTTGTGGCGTACACCAATAACTTGACTGGGCCATTGCCCCGTTCTATCGGGAATCTCCGGAAGTTGAGGACATTTCGAGCTGGGCAGAACACATTTTCTGGTAACATTCCGGCTGAAATCAGTGGATGTCAAAGCTTAGAAATGCTTGGTCTTGCCCAGAATCACATTGGAGGAGAACTGCCTAAGGAAGTCGGAATGCTTCAAAGCTTGACTGATTTGATTTTATGGGAGAATCAGTTATCCGGGTTTATTCCGAAGGAGCTTGGGAACTGTACCAGCCTTGAGACACTTGCATTGTATGCAAATCAGCTTGTGGGGCCGATACCGGTGGAGATTGTGAACCTTAAGTTTCTGAACAAGTTGTATCTCTACAGGAATCAATTAAATGGAAGCATTCCAAGGGAGATAGGGAATCTATCTCTTGCCACGGAAATTGATTTGTCGGAGAATCATTTGACAGGTGAGATCCCAACTGCGTTCAGCAAGATAAAGGGTCTACAATTATTGTACCTATTCGAGAACCGGCTCACAGGTGTCATACCAAATGAGCTTAGTAGCTTGAAGAACTTGACGAAGCTTGACCTTTCAATCAATCATCTTACAGGCCCCATTCCTTACGGTTTCCAATATTTTACTAAAATGATTCAGTTACAGCTATTCGAGAATTTTCTGAGCGGGACCATTCCGCAGCAGCTTGGACTTTATAGCCCACTTTGGGTGGTTGATTTTTCTAACAACCATTTGACAGGCAAAATACCTCCATATCTTTGTTGGCACAGTAACCTTATTTTGTTAAACCTTGGAGGTAATATGCTGTCTGGGAACATCTCAACTGGGATCGAGAACTGTGAGACCTTAGTGCAACTCCGTCTGGTACGAAACATGCTAACAGGCAGCTTTCCTTCACAGTTATGCAAACTGGTGAATCTTTCTGCTATTGAATTGGACCAGAACAACTTTACTGGACCAATTCCTTCAGAGATTGGAAATTGCCGAAAGCTTCAAAGGCTGCATATTGCCGGGAACCACTTTAGTCTTGAGCTACCTAAGGAAGTAGGTAATCTGTCTCAACTAGTGATTCTTAATGTCTCATCTAATTTGCTTTCTGGGCGGATTCCACACGAGATAATTGATTGCAAGAGGCTTCAACGACTTGATCTCAGCCATAACAGCTTTGTAGATACTTTACCAAATGAGGTCGGAACCCTTACTCAGCTTGAGATTCTGAGACTTTCGGAAAATAAGTTCTCGGGGCATATACCCGAAGCTATGGGGAATCTCTCACGTTTGACTGAGCTTCAGATGGGTGGCAATTTATTTTCTGGTGAGATACCCCGTCAGTTAGGTTCTCTTTCAAGCTTGCAGATTGCAATGAACCTAAGCAATAACCGCCTCACTGGAAATATACCACTAGAGCTCGGGTTTCTTAATATGTTGGAATATCTCCTGCTCAATAATAATAACTTGAGTGGTGAAATTCCCAGCACCTTTGAGAGCCTATCGAGTTTAATGGTGTGCAACTTGTCGTACAATAACTTGACCGGACCTTTACCTGCCATCCCATTGTTTCAGAACATGCCCGCAAGTAGCTTTATTGAAAATAAAGGGCTTTGTGGTACGCCTCTTCAAAGTTGCACGGGAGATTCATCTTCTCCTTCTATGCTACCTGCGAAGAAGGATACACGAGGAAGAATCATAACGACAGTTTCATGTGCTGTAGGCGGGGTATCTTTAATTCTCATTGTAATTCTCATATATCAATTGAGACGTCCTCGTAAAAGTGTTCCATCCTCAAATGAAAAGGAGACACCTTCACCGGCTCAGGATATTTATTTTCATCCGAAGGAAGGGTTCACATTTCAAGATCTAATTGAGGCTACAAATAATTTTCATGAGAGTTTTATTGTTGGGAGGGGAGCTTGTGGAACGGTTTATAAAGCAGTTATGCATTCCGGACAAACTGTTGCTGTTAAAAGGCTAGAGTCAAATGCAGAGGGAAACAATATCGAGAACAGTTTTCGTGCTGAGATTTTAACGCTGGGAAAGATTAGGCATCGGAATATTGTGAAGCTCTATGGTTTTTGCTATCACCGAGGTTTCAACGTGCTTCTTTATGAGTACTTGGAAAATGGTAGTTTGGGTGAAGTGCTTCACGGGGCCTCTTGTAGCTTAAATTGGTCAATGCGGTTCATGGTTGCCCTAGGAGCTGCAGAAGGTCTTGCTTATTTGCACCATGACTGCAAACCGAGGATCATTCACCGTGATATCAAGTCCAATAATATCTTGCTTGATGAAAATTTTGAAGCCCATGTTGGTGATTTCGGTTTAGCAAAAGTGATTGACATGCCCCAATCTAAGTCGATGTCGGCGATCGCTGGATCATATGGCTATATTGCCCCCG AATATGCATACACTATGAAGGTGACGGAAAAATGTGACATCTATAGCTACGGAGTTGTTTTACTGGAGTTGTTAACTGGGAAGACTCCTGTACAGGCATTGGACCAAGGAGGTGATCTTGTCACACGAGTGAGACATTATGTTCGCAACCACTCGTTGACTACCGGGATACTCGATGATCGCTTAAATCTCGACGATAGAAGAATTGTTGATCACATGATTACTGTCTTGAAAATTGCTTTAATATGCACCAGCCTGTCTCCTTTCGATCGGCCATCTATGCGTGAAGTTGTGACAATGCTGATAGAATCTAAAAGGCAAGATCAAGAAGACAGCTTTGGGAAGTCTCCAACTTGCAGTCCTCCCAAACGCAGTGCCTCGTGA